A stretch of the Actinoalloteichus fjordicus genome encodes the following:
- a CDS encoding ATP-binding cassette domain-containing protein, translating into MTSPTTETAGTETAAGAVLWEARGLTRRFRAPRTARSSGVGRAGATTRTALSDVDLTIREGEALGIVGESGAGKSTLLRLLLALDRPDEGELHYRGAPLGSDRRSLRAFRRDVQVVFQDPRGSLNPRMPVSAIVAEPLRSLRIPGDHAARVREVLGEVGLGLDAADRYPHEFSGGQRQRIAIARALAPRPRVLVGDEPVSALDVSVRAQILDLLAGLAAEHAMTLVLVSHDLAVVGRLCPRVLVLHQGRVVETGPTERVYSTPEQDYTRRLLAAIPRLPAGVLAGLDDAGQGGAAVPATSPDATAEDTAQAPAGQRAPSRSDAIAPGAPADEERSTT; encoded by the coding sequence ATGACCAGTCCGACGACGGAGACCGCAGGTACGGAGACGGCGGCGGGTGCCGTGTTGTGGGAGGCCCGCGGCCTGACCAGACGATTCCGGGCGCCCCGAACGGCGAGGTCGTCCGGGGTCGGTCGGGCAGGGGCAACGACGCGGACCGCACTGTCCGATGTGGACCTGACGATCCGCGAGGGCGAGGCGCTGGGCATCGTGGGCGAGTCCGGCGCAGGCAAGTCCACGCTCCTGCGGCTGCTGCTCGCCCTGGACCGGCCCGACGAGGGCGAACTGCACTACCGGGGCGCCCCGCTCGGGTCCGATCGGCGGAGCCTGCGGGCGTTTCGGCGGGACGTCCAGGTGGTGTTCCAGGACCCGCGCGGTTCGCTCAACCCCAGGATGCCGGTGTCGGCGATCGTCGCCGAGCCGCTGCGCAGCCTGCGCATCCCCGGCGACCACGCCGCGCGCGTGCGGGAGGTGCTCGGCGAGGTGGGCCTCGGCCTGGACGCGGCCGACCGCTACCCGCACGAGTTCTCCGGCGGGCAGCGGCAGCGGATCGCCATCGCCAGGGCCTTGGCACCGCGTCCCCGGGTGCTGGTGGGTGACGAGCCGGTCAGCGCGCTGGACGTGTCCGTGCGGGCCCAGATCCTCGATCTGCTCGCGGGTCTGGCGGCCGAGCACGCCATGACGCTGGTGCTGGTCTCGCACGATCTGGCGGTGGTGGGACGGCTGTGTCCTCGGGTGCTGGTCCTGCATCAGGGCAGGGTGGTGGAGACCGGCCCCACCGAACGTGTGTACTCGACGCCGGAGCAGGACTACACGCGGCGGTTGCTCGCGGCGATCCCCCGGCTGCCCGCCGGGGTGCTCGCCGGTCTCGACGACGCGGGGCAGGGCGGGGCGGCGGTCCCGGCCACCTCGCCGGACGCCACCGCCGAGGACACCGCGCAGGCACCCGCCGGACAGCGGGCACCATCCCGCAGCGACGCCATCGCGCCGGGCGCACCGGCCGACGAGGAACGGAGCACGACATGA